A region of Blattabacterium cuenoti STAT DNA encodes the following proteins:
- the lysA gene encoding diaminopimelate decarboxylase, giving the protein MIHELKNKNNPIHRESLIQLAKKYGTPLYVYDFFKIKKQYIKMKNAFNGVKNLIINYACKANTNLNILKFLQKLGSGLDTVSIQEVKIGLKAGFHPKKIIFTPNCVSLQEIKEAVNFGVRINLDNLSILEQFGEYYPDYAIGIRINPHIMAGGNYKISVGHIDSKFGISYYQIPHMKRILKNTGLKIEGFHMHTGSDISDIKAFLSGAEVLFQTAIDFPNLDYIDFGSGFKVPYKKNDLKTDLNYLSYSITKKFLNFCENYGNKITLIFEPGKFIVSESGYFLVSVNVIKHTVSTVFAGVNSGFNHFLRPMFYDAYHCIENISNPDGRFRFYTVVGYICESDTFGVNRKVKEIREGDILCIKNAGAYCFSMSSNYNSRYRPSEVMIFKGKDFLIRKRETMQDLMRNIIDIHI; this is encoded by the coding sequence ATGATACATGAATTAAAAAATAAAAACAATCCAATTCATAGAGAATCTTTAATTCAACTTGCAAAAAAATATGGAACTCCACTTTACGTATACGATTTTTTCAAAATAAAAAAACAATATATAAAAATGAAAAACGCTTTTAATGGTGTAAAAAATTTAATCATTAATTATGCCTGTAAAGCTAATACTAATCTGAATATACTAAAGTTTTTGCAAAAATTGGGAAGTGGATTAGATACCGTATCTATTCAGGAAGTAAAAATAGGATTAAAAGCAGGATTTCATCCTAAAAAAATTATATTCACACCTAATTGTGTTTCTCTTCAAGAAATAAAAGAAGCTGTTAATTTCGGAGTTAGAATCAATTTAGATAATCTATCCATTTTAGAACAATTTGGAGAATATTATCCTGATTATGCTATAGGAATCAGAATTAATCCGCATATTATGGCAGGAGGAAATTATAAAATTTCAGTAGGACATATTGATTCTAAATTTGGAATTTCTTACTATCAAATACCTCATATGAAAAGAATATTAAAAAATACCGGTCTTAAAATAGAAGGATTTCATATGCATACAGGGTCTGATATATCAGATATTAAAGCTTTTTTGTCAGGAGCAGAAGTATTATTTCAAACAGCTATAGATTTTCCAAATCTCGATTATATTGATTTTGGAAGTGGATTTAAAGTCCCATACAAAAAAAATGATCTCAAAACAGATCTTAATTATTTAAGTTATTCTATTACAAAAAAATTTCTAAATTTTTGTGAAAATTACGGTAATAAAATTACCTTAATTTTTGAACCAGGTAAATTTATAGTTAGTGAATCTGGATATTTTTTAGTAAGTGTAAATGTTATTAAACATACAGTTTCTACTGTGTTTGCTGGAGTAAATTCAGGATTTAATCATTTTCTTCGTCCTATGTTTTATGATGCTTATCACTGTATTGAAAATATTTCTAATCCAGATGGTCGTTTTCGTTTTTACACAGTAGTCGGATATATTTGCGAATCAGACACCTTTGGTGTAAATAGAAAAGTTAAAGAAATTCGTGAAGGAGACATTTTATGTATTAAAAATGCAGGAGCCTATTGTTTTTCTATGTCTTCTAACTATAATTCTCGTTATAGACCTTCTGAAGTTATGATTTTTAAAGGAAAAGATTTTCTTATAAGAAAAAGAGAAACGATGCAAGATCTTATGAGGAACATAATAGATATACACATATAG
- the gltX gene encoding glutamate--tRNA ligase, whose protein sequence is MLQQDSVRVRFAPSPTGPLHLGGIRTALYNYLFAKKHGGKFILRIEDTDRKRFIENSESYILETLKWCHIEPDEGVGYGGPYFPYYQSKRINIYRLYINKLLKKGNAYYAFDTDQDLDKKRKEYNHRGLTFSYNSRIRMKLNNSLSMTKEQLHDKLRSCSYVVRFKIEPGKKLKMYDIIRGNIIVDTDHLDDKILLKSDGGVTYHLANTIDDFLMKITHVIRGEEWIPSMSLHVLLYKSLGWTPPHFAHLPLILKNDGRGKISKRNTDSFNFPIYPIQWKNPKTKTIIPGYRELGYFPEAFVNMLALLGWNPGGEREVFSLQELINLFSLEKIKKSGVFFDIKKANWFNKKYLNEKKEKIFSFLFEKIKTRSILCKKDYLWKVIYLTINRIHFIHEIWEHSFYFFISPSSYDVHFFNKICHENTISQLENAKILLYKINAFTSFNLKFLFQKTKNKHQIMQLFRLALVGFLKGIDIFIIFEMIGKKESMQRIEKLINQIKEKI, encoded by the coding sequence ATGTTACAACAAGATTCTGTAAGAGTTCGTTTTGCTCCTAGTCCTACAGGACCACTTCATTTAGGTGGAATCAGAACAGCATTATATAATTATCTTTTCGCTAAAAAACATGGTGGAAAATTCATCTTGAGAATAGAAGATACTGATAGAAAAAGATTTATTGAGAATTCTGAATCATATATTTTGGAAACATTAAAATGGTGTCACATAGAACCTGACGAAGGGGTAGGATATGGAGGCCCTTATTTTCCTTATTATCAATCTAAAAGAATAAATATTTATCGTTTATATATCAATAAATTATTAAAAAAAGGAAATGCTTATTATGCTTTTGATACAGATCAAGATCTTGATAAAAAAAGAAAAGAATATAATCATCGTGGGTTAACTTTTTCTTATAATTCTAGAATTAGAATGAAATTAAATAATTCTTTAAGTATGACAAAAGAACAATTACATGATAAATTACGATCTTGTTCTTATGTCGTTCGATTTAAAATAGAACCTGGAAAAAAATTGAAAATGTATGATATCATACGTGGAAATATAATAGTTGACACAGATCACTTAGACGATAAAATTTTATTAAAATCGGATGGAGGAGTTACTTATCATTTAGCTAATACAATAGATGATTTTTTAATGAAAATTACTCATGTAATTAGAGGAGAAGAATGGATTCCATCTATGTCTTTGCATGTATTGTTATATAAATCTTTGGGGTGGACGCCTCCTCATTTTGCGCATTTACCTTTGATTTTAAAAAATGATGGAAGAGGAAAAATTAGTAAAAGAAATACAGATAGTTTTAATTTTCCTATATATCCTATACAATGGAAAAATCCAAAAACAAAAACTATCATACCAGGATATAGGGAATTAGGTTATTTTCCAGAAGCATTTGTGAATATGTTAGCTTTATTAGGATGGAATCCTGGAGGCGAAAGGGAGGTTTTTTCTTTACAAGAATTAATAAATTTATTTTCTTTAGAAAAAATAAAGAAATCCGGTGTTTTTTTTGATATCAAAAAAGCAAATTGGTTCAATAAAAAATATTTAAATGAAAAAAAAGAAAAAATATTTTCATTTCTTTTCGAAAAAATCAAAACACGTTCTATTTTATGCAAAAAAGATTATTTATGGAAAGTGATCTATTTAACAATAAATCGGATTCATTTTATTCATGAAATATGGGAACATTCTTTTTATTTTTTTATTTCTCCTAGTTCTTATGACGTTCATTTTTTTAATAAAATTTGTCATGAAAATACTATTTCTCAATTGGAAAATGCTAAAATTTTATTATATAAAATCAATGCATTTACGTCTTTCAATTTGAAATTTTTATTTCAAAAAACAAAAAATAAACATCAAATCATGCAATTATTTCGTTTAGCTTTAGTGGGATTTCTAAAAGGAATTGATATTTTCATTATTTTTGAAATGATTGGAAAAAAAGAAAGCATGCAACGGATAGAAAAACTAATCAATCAAATTAAAGAAAAAATTTAG
- a CDS encoding N5-glutamine methyltransferase family protein, whose amino-acid sequence MESFDKFYRIFQKTLQNLYPEPKELENIFFLLTTHIFQCDKITILLRLSRKEQIDFVTYDKLIKKLWELKKNRPIQYVIGHTYFFGMKFIVNEKVFIPRQETEELVYWILQDYKKNFHHHHDAYIQVFDIGTGSGCISISLKKKKPEIVNIHAIDFDQEVLDIAKKNAKLHNVKISLKNMDILKEEIDPLIKRNKNYVHIIVSNPPYVKLSEKKILHPNILQYEPYKALFVPDETPLIFYQSISFWIKKRLTGIVYIYFEINQFIYLDIINFLKKMGFLNIEIRKDLQGFFRMVRAVYYAK is encoded by the coding sequence ATGGAATCTTTTGACAAATTTTACCGTATTTTTCAAAAAACTCTTCAAAATTTATATCCAGAACCTAAAGAATTAGAAAATATATTTTTTTTACTCACTACTCATATTTTTCAATGTGATAAAATAACTATATTATTACGATTAAGTAGAAAAGAACAAATTGATTTTGTTACTTACGATAAATTAATAAAAAAATTATGGGAATTAAAAAAAAATAGACCTATACAATATGTAATTGGACATACCTACTTTTTTGGAATGAAATTTATTGTTAATGAAAAAGTATTCATTCCAAGACAAGAAACAGAAGAATTAGTATATTGGATTTTACAAGATTATAAAAAAAATTTCCATCATCATCATGATGCTTATATTCAAGTATTTGATATTGGAACAGGAAGTGGATGCATTAGTATTTCTTTAAAAAAGAAAAAACCTGAAATTGTAAATATTCATGCTATAGATTTTGATCAAGAAGTTCTTGACATAGCTAAGAAAAACGCAAAATTACATAATGTGAAAATTTCGCTAAAAAATATGGATATCTTAAAAGAAGAAATAGATCCCCTTATAAAAAGAAATAAAAATTATGTTCACATTATCGTAAGTAATCCTCCTTATGTAAAATTATCTGAAAAAAAAATCCTACATCCAAACATTCTTCAATACGAGCCTTACAAAGCTTTATTTGTTCCTGATGAGACCCCTTTGATTTTTTATCAATCAATTTCTTTTTGGATAAAAAAAAGACTTACTGGAATCGTTTATATTTATTTTGAAATAAACCAATTTATTTATTTGGATATTATTAATTTTTTAAAAAAAATGGGATTTTTAAATATAGAGATCAGAAAAGACTTACAAGGTTTTTTTAGAATGGTTCGTGCAGTTTATTACGCAAAATAA
- the ligA gene encoding NAD-dependent DNA ligase LigA encodes MDNKKVEKKIYQLRKELLKYNDQYYNLDISEISDYHFDKKLKELSFLENQYPELQNSTSPTMKIGAKVHQTDSISSTGYHKYKMYSIQNIYSKKELIIWKTKINQSVHSLSFVCEPKYDGVSINLIYQNGFLTKALTRGDGEKGEDVTKNIKTIKSIPIKLIGNNYPTYLEIRGEIFLPIKNFIKINKKRIHNGQIPYANPRNTASGTLKIQDTKEVRERGLFCIAFHVLGRHLPFNTQYEAMKYIKFWGFQVPKGRFCRNLKEVFYFIDFWENYQNQLPYHTDGIVIKVNEYKKQSFLGFTNKYPRWAIAYKFRQKLYETKLLSITFQVGRTGIITPVANVVPILITGTTIKRVPLYNDRFIQNMGIHYKDTLLLEKGGNIIPKVTEINIKKRSNQTFPVFFLKKCPSCNNILTKKNKLFYCTNQNCFSQKIGKIIHFVNVMNIKKIGVKMIHKLYKKGFLYNFYDLYELEKKDLFQIDGVKEKLAYGILNNIEKSKKNSYCRVLFSLGIRYIGEYVSKKLTENFSNINSLIHANYNHLISIYGIGKKIAKSIITYFSISEHQYTVKILLKYGLKLHISKYPMMIKKYSLIQGKSFVFTGKLYCMTRNEAKNIVECLGGIVYNTVNNRINFIVVGKNFGKKLKESMKKNHVKILTEQIFLDLIQKEKNQNKSIFNNCQ; translated from the coding sequence ATGGATAATAAAAAAGTAGAAAAAAAAATATATCAACTCAGGAAAGAGTTATTAAAATATAATGATCAATATTATAATCTTGATATTTCAGAAATATCAGACTATCATTTTGATAAAAAATTAAAAGAATTATCTTTTTTAGAAAATCAATATCCTGAATTACAAAATTCTACTTCTCCTACAATGAAAATAGGAGCAAAAGTTCATCAAACGGACTCTATCTCTTCTACTGGTTATCATAAATACAAAATGTATTCTATTCAAAATATCTATTCTAAAAAAGAATTAATAATTTGGAAGACAAAAATAAATCAATCAGTTCATTCTTTATCTTTTGTATGTGAACCAAAATATGATGGAGTATCTATTAATTTGATTTATCAAAACGGATTTTTAACAAAAGCGTTAACTCGTGGTGATGGAGAAAAAGGAGAAGATGTAACAAAAAATATAAAAACGATAAAATCTATTCCTATCAAACTAATAGGAAATAACTATCCTACGTATCTCGAGATACGTGGAGAAATTTTTCTTCCTATAAAAAATTTTATAAAAATAAATAAAAAACGTATTCACAATGGACAAATTCCTTATGCAAACCCAAGAAATACGGCAAGTGGAACCCTAAAAATTCAGGATACTAAGGAAGTACGTGAAAGAGGGTTATTTTGTATAGCATTTCATGTTTTAGGAAGACATTTACCTTTTAATACACAATATGAAGCTATGAAATACATAAAATTTTGGGGTTTTCAAGTTCCAAAAGGACGTTTTTGCAGAAATTTAAAAGAAGTATTCTATTTTATAGACTTTTGGGAAAATTATCAAAATCAACTTCCGTATCATACGGATGGAATCGTTATTAAAGTAAATGAATATAAAAAACAATCCTTTCTAGGATTTACTAATAAATATCCACGTTGGGCTATTGCCTATAAGTTTAGACAAAAATTATATGAAACTAAATTATTAAGTATTACGTTTCAAGTGGGACGTACGGGGATCATAACACCTGTAGCCAATGTTGTTCCTATTTTAATTACTGGAACTACAATCAAAAGAGTTCCCCTTTATAATGATCGTTTTATACAAAATATGGGCATTCATTATAAGGATACCCTTTTATTAGAAAAAGGAGGAAATATCATTCCAAAAGTCACAGAAATTAACATAAAAAAAAGATCAAATCAAACTTTTCCTGTTTTTTTTTTAAAAAAATGTCCCTCATGTAATAACATTTTAACGAAAAAAAATAAATTATTTTACTGTACTAATCAAAATTGTTTTTCTCAAAAAATAGGAAAAATAATACATTTTGTAAATGTGATGAATATAAAAAAAATTGGAGTAAAAATGATTCATAAACTATACAAAAAAGGTTTTTTATATAATTTTTATGATTTATATGAATTGGAAAAAAAAGATCTATTTCAAATAGATGGAGTCAAAGAGAAATTGGCGTATGGAATTTTGAATAATATAGAAAAATCGAAAAAAAATTCTTATTGTAGAGTATTATTTTCCTTAGGAATTCGTTATATAGGAGAATATGTTTCAAAAAAATTGACAGAAAATTTTTCGAATATCAATTCTTTAATACATGCAAATTATAATCATTTAATTTCTATTTATGGAATAGGAAAAAAAATTGCAAAAAGTATTATTACTTATTTTTCAATTTCAGAACATCAATACACCGTTAAAATACTTTTAAAATATGGATTAAAATTACATATTTCGAAATATCCTATGATGATAAAAAAATATTCCTTAATTCAAGGAAAATCTTTTGTATTTACAGGTAAATTATATTGTATGACTCGGAATGAGGCTAAAAATATAGTAGAATGTTTAGGTGGAATAGTGTATAATACAGTTAATAATAGAATTAATTTTATAGTAGTTGGAAAAAATTTCGGTAAAAAATTGAAGGAAAGTATGAAAAAAAATCACGTAAAAATTTTAACAGAACAGATCTTTTTGGATCTCATACAAAAAGAAAAAAATCAAAATAAATCAATTTTTAACAATTGTCAGTAA
- the mnmE gene encoding tRNA uridine-5-carboxymethylaminomethyl(34) synthesis GTPase MnmE: MLDLDDDTIAALATPIGYSAVSVIRISGKKSISTVENVFISIKPGKKLENQLTHTIHLGYIVSENHNLLDQVLVSIFKSPFSYTGENMIEISCHGSYYIQQHILQLLIRKGIRLARPGEFTFRAFINKKLDLSQAEAIADLIVSENKVYHEISLQQIKGTLSNTIKCLRKKLLDFVSLLELELDFDEEDVIFSKRSDLFSFLQELEEILKNLIESFSLGNAIKKGIYVVIIGEPNVGKSTFFNQVIQENRSIISHIEGTTRDCVKGEIILNGILFHFWDTAGIRKTQDPIEVMGMEKTMKKIEESQVIFYIFDSSNKKEQKMISNNIQKIYKKYPLKNIFVIANKSDISFCHGIENFKSKIPYFFEISSKNSHEVKNVLNALSSLFLDKLKEQKIVVTQYRHYEALKLSLKELSLAHHAFHKGFSIDLISIYIKEALRYLGEITGEITSEDILQNIFSKFCIGK, encoded by the coding sequence ATGTTAGATTTAGATGATGATACCATTGCTGCTTTAGCAACTCCTATTGGATATAGTGCTGTTTCCGTTATTCGTATTTCTGGAAAGAAATCTATATCTACTGTTGAAAATGTTTTTATTTCTATTAAACCTGGAAAAAAACTGGAAAATCAATTGACCCATACGATTCATTTAGGATATATTGTATCGGAAAATCATAATTTATTAGATCAAGTTTTAGTTTCTATTTTTAAATCTCCTTTTTCTTATACAGGAGAGAATATGATAGAGATTTCTTGTCATGGATCTTATTATATTCAACAGCATATTTTGCAATTACTGATTAGAAAAGGAATACGTTTAGCTCGTCCTGGAGAATTTACATTTCGTGCTTTTATAAATAAAAAATTGGATTTATCACAAGCGGAAGCAATCGCTGATTTGATTGTATCTGAAAATAAAGTCTATCATGAAATCTCTTTGCAACAAATTAAAGGAACATTATCTAATACTATTAAGTGTTTAAGAAAAAAATTGTTGGATTTTGTCTCTTTACTAGAATTGGAATTGGATTTTGATGAAGAGGATGTAATTTTTTCTAAAAGATCAGATCTTTTTTCTTTTTTGCAAGAACTAGAAGAGATCTTAAAAAATTTGATTGAATCTTTTTCGTTAGGAAATGCTATAAAAAAAGGAATTTATGTAGTTATTATTGGAGAACCTAATGTAGGAAAATCTACTTTTTTTAATCAGGTAATTCAGGAAAACCGTTCCATTATATCTCATATAGAAGGAACAACCAGGGATTGTGTAAAAGGAGAGATAATTTTAAATGGAATTCTTTTTCATTTTTGGGATACAGCTGGAATTAGAAAAACCCAAGATCCTATAGAAGTTATGGGAATGGAAAAAACTATGAAAAAAATAGAAGAATCTCAAGTCATATTCTATATTTTTGATTCTTCGAATAAAAAAGAACAAAAAATGATTAGTAATAATATTCAAAAAATTTATAAAAAATATCCATTAAAAAATATTTTTGTTATAGCGAATAAATCAGATATATCTTTTTGTCATGGTATTGAAAATTTTAAGTCAAAAATTCCTTATTTTTTTGAAATTTCTTCAAAAAATTCTCATGAAGTTAAAAATGTACTTAACGCTTTGAGTTCTTTATTTTTAGATAAATTAAAAGAACAAAAAATAGTAGTGACACAATACAGACATTATGAAGCTTTGAAACTATCATTAAAAGAACTATCATTGGCTCATCATGCTTTTCATAAAGGATTTTCGATAGATTTAATTTCAATATATATTAAAGAGGCTTTACGGTATTTAGGAGAGATAACGGGAGAAATCACAAGTGAAGATATACTCCAAAATATTTTTTCAAAATTTTGCATCGGAAAATAA
- the lon gene encoding endopeptidase La: MLLKNIFTESGFESEAEFIPLMSQDEEDQLLKDDVPEQLCILTVRNMVLYSGIVFPIIAGKSGSIQLLQDAYGLDKTVGVLTQKNSGIENLSEKDLYSIGTVAKILKLLKMPDGNTTVILQGKRRFKVNRFIQNDPYFKAEIIALEENKPSCQDKEYLALVESIKEIAIKIIQDNPNLPSEASIAIRNIESPSFLINFVAANMNLATRDKQKLLEYDDLKKRAMETLRFLNVEHQQIKLKNDIQSRVRSDMDQQQREYFLHQQIKAIQEELGDISYEKEIDEMRVKGSRKKWPKEAKKQFDRELLKMQRTNPQMPEYTVQRNYLELMIDLPWGKYSKDNFDLEYAQKILDRDHYGLEKVKERIIEYLAVLKLRGDMRSPILCFYGPPGVGKTSLGRSIATALKRKYVRISLGGLHDESEIRGHRRTYIGAMPGRLLQSIRKVGTSNPVFVIDEIDKMGIGTNGDPSSAMLEVLDPEQNTSFYDNFLEMGYDLSKVLFIATANSLFHIQPALIDRMEIIEMNGYTVEEKTQIVKKHILPKQLKDNGLKKSDLTLGIKQIEKVIESYTRESGLRTLEKQISKLARYIAKHIVMNKKYVKHLSIEKIEKILGIPNDPDRYEENHVPGVVTGLAWTHFGGDILYIESSLSKGKGHLSITGNLGEVMKESATIALQYIKAHYKEFHIDPIMFEEKNVHVHVPEGAVPKDGPSAGITMLTSLVSSFTKRKLKPHLAMTGEVTLRGKVLPVGGIKEKILAAKRANIKEIILSQDNKKDVEEIKTEHLKGLTFDYVRNMNDVIHLSLL, from the coding sequence ATGTTATTAAAAAATATATTTACAGAATCTGGATTCGAGTCTGAAGCTGAGTTTATACCCTTAATGAGTCAAGATGAAGAAGATCAGTTACTTAAAGACGATGTTCCCGAACAATTATGTATCTTAACAGTAAGAAATATGGTTTTGTATTCTGGAATTGTTTTTCCAATTATAGCAGGAAAAAGTGGATCCATACAATTATTACAAGATGCTTATGGATTAGATAAAACGGTTGGAGTATTAACACAAAAAAATTCTGGAATAGAAAACCTTAGTGAAAAAGATTTATATTCTATTGGAACGGTTGCTAAAATATTAAAATTATTGAAAATGCCTGATGGAAACACTACCGTTATTTTGCAGGGAAAAAGAAGATTTAAAGTCAATCGTTTTATTCAAAATGATCCATATTTTAAAGCAGAAATTATAGCATTAGAAGAAAATAAACCTTCCTGTCAGGATAAAGAATACCTTGCTTTAGTAGAATCTATAAAGGAAATAGCTATAAAAATTATTCAAGATAACCCAAATCTTCCATCAGAAGCAAGCATTGCAATTCGCAATATCGAAAGTCCTTCTTTTTTAATAAATTTTGTAGCAGCTAATATGAATTTAGCTACTAGAGATAAACAAAAATTGTTAGAATACGATGATTTGAAAAAAAGAGCAATGGAAACATTACGTTTTCTAAACGTAGAACATCAACAAATTAAATTAAAAAATGATATTCAATCCCGTGTTCGTAGTGATATGGATCAGCAACAAAGAGAATATTTTTTGCATCAGCAAATTAAAGCCATACAAGAAGAATTAGGAGATATTTCTTACGAAAAAGAAATAGATGAAATGCGTGTTAAAGGTTCCAGAAAAAAATGGCCAAAAGAAGCAAAAAAACAGTTTGATAGGGAATTACTAAAAATGCAAAGAACTAATCCTCAAATGCCAGAATATACAGTTCAAAGAAACTATTTGGAATTAATGATTGATCTTCCTTGGGGAAAATATTCAAAAGATAACTTTGATTTAGAATATGCACAAAAAATACTAGATAGAGATCACTATGGACTGGAAAAAGTAAAAGAACGGATTATAGAATACTTGGCTGTCTTAAAACTAAGAGGAGATATGCGTTCCCCTATTCTATGCTTTTATGGACCACCTGGAGTCGGAAAAACTTCTTTGGGAAGATCTATAGCTACTGCATTGAAAAGAAAATATGTTCGTATTTCTTTAGGAGGACTACATGATGAATCGGAAATCCGGGGACATAGAAGAACTTATATAGGAGCTATGCCTGGTAGATTATTACAATCTATTCGAAAAGTAGGAACTTCAAATCCTGTTTTTGTGATAGACGAAATAGATAAAATGGGAATAGGTACAAATGGAGACCCTTCTTCTGCTATGTTGGAAGTTTTAGATCCGGAACAAAATACTTCATTTTACGATAATTTTTTAGAAATGGGGTACGATTTATCAAAAGTATTATTCATTGCTACAGCAAATTCACTTTTTCATATTCAACCTGCTTTAATAGATAGAATGGAAATCATAGAAATGAATGGATATACTGTAGAAGAAAAAACACAAATTGTAAAAAAGCATATTTTACCTAAACAATTAAAAGACAATGGATTAAAAAAGTCAGATTTAACACTTGGTATAAAACAAATAGAAAAAGTCATTGAAAGTTATACAAGAGAATCTGGATTGAGAACTTTAGAAAAACAAATTTCTAAATTAGCACGTTATATAGCTAAACATATTGTTATGAACAAGAAATATGTAAAGCATTTGAGCATTGAAAAAATAGAAAAAATTCTTGGGATTCCCAATGATCCAGATCGTTATGAAGAAAATCATGTTCCTGGTGTAGTAACTGGTTTAGCTTGGACCCATTTTGGAGGAGATATTTTATATATTGAATCCAGTTTATCTAAAGGTAAAGGTCATTTAAGTATTACTGGAAATTTAGGAGAGGTCATGAAAGAATCTGCCACAATTGCTTTACAATATATTAAGGCTCATTATAAAGAATTTCATATAGACCCTATAATGTTTGAAGAAAAAAATGTACATGTTCATGTTCCTGAAGGAGCTGTTCCCAAAGATGGTCCATCTGCAGGAATAACAATGTTAACATCTCTAGTATCAAGTTTTACGAAAAGGAAGTTAAAACCTCATTTAGCTATGACAGGAGAAGTTACCCTAAGAGGAAAGGTTCTTCCTGTTGGTGGAATTAAAGAAAAAATTCTAGCGGCTAAACGTGCTAATATTAAAGAAATTATTCTTTCACAGGATAATAAAAAAGATGTAGAAGAAATAAAAACCGAACACTTGAAAGGATTAACCTTTGATTATGTTAGAAATATGAATGATGTGATTCATTTATCTTTACTGTAA
- the rpsF gene encoding 30S ribosomal protein S6, producing the protein MFKHYENIIVITPILSDEQAKKTAKEYENYIIKKKGKIVHQEHWGLKKLAYSIQKKQSGCFHLFEFLLNSNLVSDLELKLRQDERILRFLTVKLNKYGIEYAEKRRKKFLKKDEKL; encoded by the coding sequence ATGTTTAAACATTATGAAAATATTATAGTAATTACTCCTATATTATCTGATGAGCAAGCAAAAAAAACAGCAAAAGAATATGAAAACTATATTATCAAAAAAAAAGGAAAAATCGTCCATCAGGAACATTGGGGTTTAAAAAAACTAGCTTATTCCATTCAAAAAAAACAAAGCGGTTGTTTTCATTTATTTGAATTTTTGTTAAATTCTAATTTAGTTTCTGATTTGGAATTAAAATTAAGACAAGATGAACGTATCTTACGTTTTTTAACTGTAAAATTAAATAAATATGGAATAGAATATGCTGAAAAAAGAAGGAAAAAATTTTTAAAAAAAGATGAAAAATTATGA